The Leptolyngbya sp. 'hensonii' genome has a segment encoding these proteins:
- the hpnH gene encoding adenosyl-hopene transferase HpnH, with protein MGIHWQQALEVGKYLVMQRLKGRTQFALTLMLEPLFRCNLACTGCGKIQHPVEILKQNLSPEDCFKAAEECGAPVVAIPGGEPLLHPQIDEIVRGLVERRKFVYLCTNGILLEKSLHKFQPSPYFSFSVHLDGLQELHDHCVDRKGVFETAVQAIKAAKAKGFRVTTNTTIFEGTDPKEIQALFDFLATLGVDGMMVSPGYSYEWAPDQDHFLKREQTRGLFREIMAPYRAGQKAWNFNHNPLFLDFLMGERDYECTPWGMPSYSVLGWQKPCYLLNEGHVNTYQELLDSTDWSQYGRASGNPHCADCMVHCGYEPTAAMDAMEPKNIGRSVGTLLGIGT; from the coding sequence ATGGGAATTCACTGGCAACAGGCTCTTGAAGTTGGCAAATATTTGGTTATGCAACGGTTGAAAGGGCGGACTCAGTTTGCCCTGACCCTGATGCTGGAGCCCCTGTTTCGTTGTAATCTGGCCTGTACCGGTTGTGGCAAGATTCAGCATCCGGTAGAAATCTTGAAGCAAAATTTATCACCCGAAGACTGTTTCAAGGCTGCTGAGGAGTGTGGAGCCCCAGTGGTAGCTATTCCTGGGGGGGAACCGCTTCTCCACCCCCAGATTGATGAGATTGTACGGGGATTGGTAGAACGACGTAAGTTCGTTTATCTCTGTACAAATGGAATTCTTTTGGAGAAAAGTCTGCATAAGTTCCAACCTTCTCCCTACTTTTCCTTCAGTGTTCATCTAGACGGTCTGCAAGAACTCCATGACCACTGTGTCGATCGTAAAGGGGTTTTTGAAACGGCAGTTCAGGCGATCAAAGCAGCGAAGGCCAAAGGATTTCGAGTCACGACTAATACCACTATTTTTGAGGGCACTGATCCGAAAGAAATTCAAGCGTTGTTTGATTTTCTGGCTACCCTTGGGGTGGATGGCATGATGGTATCTCCGGGATATAGCTATGAGTGGGCTCCAGATCAGGATCATTTTCTGAAGCGGGAGCAAACAAGAGGATTGTTCCGAGAGATTATGGCTCCCTATAGAGCAGGCCAGAAAGCCTGGAACTTCAATCACAACCCTTTGTTCCTGGACTTTCTGATGGGAGAACGGGACTACGAATGTACCCCCTGGGGCATGCCCAGCTACAGCGTTTTGGGTTGGCAGAAACCCTGCTATCTCCTGAATGAGGGGCATGTGAACACCTATCAGGAATTGCTAGATAGTACGGATTGGAGTCAGTATGGGCGGGCCAGTGGCAATCCCCATTGCGCCGATTGCATGGTGCATTGCGGGTATGAGCCGACTGCGGCGATGGATGCTATGGAGCCTAAGAATATTGGTCGATCGGTGGGCACATTGCTGGGAATTGGAACTTAA
- the hpnA gene encoding hopanoid-associated sugar epimerase has product MSVLAFVTGGTGFVGANLIRLLLQEGYRVRAMVRSGSALHNLQGLDVALVQGNLNDSDLDGKMAGCQVLFHVAAHYSLWQADREMLYHHNVLGTRNVLAAAQRAGIARTIYTSSVAAIGVGAAGVPVDEAYQSPVDKLVGHYKKSKFLAEQEARQAVATGQEVVIVNPTTPIGPWDIKPTPTGDIILRFLRRQMPGYLHTGLNFIDVRDVAKGHLLALEKGRSGERYILGHQNLSLKAFLEALADLTGYPAPRYAIPPWLPLAAAWVDERLLAPLGKPPAVPLDGVRMAGQFMYYDASKAIDELGLPQTPLETALKDAVAWFVERGYVD; this is encoded by the coding sequence ATGTCAGTGCTTGCCTTTGTGACTGGAGGAACGGGATTTGTCGGTGCAAACTTGATTCGCCTGCTGCTTCAGGAGGGGTATCGAGTTCGGGCAATGGTGCGCTCTGGGAGTGCGCTCCATAATCTTCAGGGGTTAGATGTGGCCTTGGTGCAAGGAAATCTCAATGATTCAGATTTAGATGGGAAGATGGCAGGTTGCCAGGTTCTGTTCCATGTTGCTGCCCATTATTCCCTCTGGCAGGCAGACCGGGAGATGCTCTATCACCATAATGTGTTGGGTACCCGCAATGTTTTGGCTGCGGCTCAACGAGCTGGCATCGCTCGAACAATTTATACCAGTTCCGTGGCTGCGATCGGGGTTGGTGCTGCGGGGGTACCTGTGGATGAGGCGTATCAGAGCCCTGTCGATAAACTGGTGGGCCACTATAAGAAATCCAAATTCCTGGCTGAACAGGAGGCCAGACAGGCGGTGGCAACTGGTCAGGAAGTGGTGATTGTCAACCCAACCACGCCGATCGGTCCCTGGGATATCAAGCCCACGCCAACGGGAGATATTATTCTGCGGTTCCTCAGACGGCAGATGCCTGGTTACCTTCATACCGGGCTCAACTTTATTGATGTGCGGGATGTGGCGAAGGGGCACCTCCTGGCTCTGGAAAAAGGGCGATCCGGGGAACGATATATTCTGGGCCACCAAAACCTCTCCTTGAAAGCGTTCCTGGAGGCTTTGGCTGATTTGACTGGATACCCGGCTCCGCGCTATGCCATTCCCCCTTGGTTACCTTTGGCGGCGGCTTGGGTGGACGAACGGCTGCTTGCACCCCTGGGAAAACCCCCTGCTGTTCCGTTGGATGGGGTGCGGATGGCAGGTCAGTTTATGTACTATGATGCATCAAAGGCGATCGATGAGTTGGGTTTGCCCCAAACGCCCTTGGAGACCGCACTGAAAGATGCTGTGGCCTGGTTTGTCGAACGGGGATATGTGGATTAG
- a CDS encoding phytoene/squalene synthase family protein codes for MNFRKNALEILQETSRTFFIPISRLPEGLQEAVASAYLCMRAIDEIEDHPDLDNALKTRLLTIISLELQSAGDDFTADHLTRALADYRHLLPEVSYRVGEWALLAPSSISPRIWDATAAMADRMAYWAAINWQVQTEADLDRYTFSVAGAVGLMLSDLWAWYDGTRTDRYQAIGFGRGLQAVNILRNHREDMTRGVNFFPDGWSAEDVHAYARRNLSLADAYAAALPKGPALDFCQIPLMLAHATLDSLMRGEEKLSRSTVIALIEQITAASRPVPAAAAEVSMER; via the coding sequence ATGAACTTTCGCAAAAATGCCCTGGAGATCCTGCAGGAGACGAGTCGTACTTTTTTTATTCCCATTAGTCGCCTACCTGAGGGTCTGCAAGAGGCAGTAGCATCTGCGTACCTGTGTATGCGGGCGATCGATGAGATCGAAGACCACCCCGATCTGGACAATGCGCTCAAAACCAGATTGTTGACAATCATCAGTCTGGAACTTCAGTCCGCAGGTGATGATTTTACTGCAGATCACCTGACCCGAGCCCTGGCTGACTATCGCCACTTGCTCCCAGAGGTATCTTATCGGGTTGGAGAATGGGCGCTTCTGGCTCCATCCAGTATTTCCCCCCGAATTTGGGATGCAACAGCCGCCATGGCAGACCGCATGGCTTACTGGGCCGCGATTAACTGGCAGGTACAAACTGAGGCTGATTTAGATCGCTATACCTTTAGTGTGGCCGGTGCAGTGGGGTTGATGCTGTCCGATCTGTGGGCCTGGTATGATGGCACCCGCACCGATCGATATCAGGCGATCGGCTTTGGTCGAGGTTTACAGGCTGTCAACATCCTCCGCAACCATCGGGAAGACATGACCCGAGGAGTCAACTTCTTCCCCGATGGCTGGAGCGCTGAAGATGTCCATGCCTATGCCCGACGCAACCTGTCTCTGGCAGATGCTTATGCTGCAGCCCTTCCGAAGGGACCGGCACTCGATTTTTGCCAGATCCCATTGATGCTGGCCCATGCCACCCTGGATTCCCTAATGCGGGGCGAGGAAAAACTCAGCCGCAGTACTGTTATTGCCTTAATTGAACAAATCACGGCAGCCTCTCGACCCGTACCCGCTGCTGCCGCCGAAGTGAGCATGGAGCGGTGA
- a CDS encoding ferritin-like domain-containing protein has product MKIGSTEHKELFCKTFLDSHRQFEPEQLPWPEMDEKSLQRLLSIPFWGEAIRIEQRAGLMVSAFAETIQDPVIQEAIALQGVEEARHGRLIKHMTDRYHLQPIVHPLAPIPADIKPAFIKFGYGECIDSFFAFGLFELGRQSGFFPESLLTIFDHVLDEEARHISFFVNWIAYDQVEQGLGTQPIPAALTLWNYGRALLNLVNLIRSAASTGSGSGFTATGGNVIDVDLTPEKFLSTCLVENTRRMSKFDDRLLRPQLLPSLGQSALNVLNLIPGRRHSTSPELSL; this is encoded by the coding sequence ATGAAAATTGGATCAACGGAACACAAAGAGCTATTCTGCAAAACTTTTCTAGACAGTCATCGGCAATTTGAGCCCGAACAGTTGCCCTGGCCAGAGATGGATGAGAAGTCATTGCAGCGGCTACTAAGTATTCCTTTTTGGGGAGAAGCAATTCGCATCGAACAGCGAGCCGGATTGATGGTCAGTGCATTTGCAGAAACCATTCAAGATCCGGTGATTCAGGAAGCCATCGCTCTCCAAGGGGTGGAGGAGGCTCGGCATGGACGATTGATCAAACACATGACCGATCGCTATCATTTACAGCCCATTGTCCACCCCCTCGCCCCCATTCCAGCAGACATCAAACCTGCATTCATCAAATTTGGCTACGGGGAATGTATCGATTCCTTCTTCGCCTTCGGACTCTTTGAGCTTGGGCGTCAATCCGGGTTCTTTCCGGAGAGCCTGTTGACCATCTTTGACCATGTGCTGGATGAGGAGGCTCGTCACATCAGCTTCTTCGTCAACTGGATTGCCTATGATCAGGTGGAACAAGGCCTGGGAACTCAACCCATCCCAGCCGCTCTGACCCTCTGGAATTATGGAAGAGCCCTGCTGAACCTGGTCAATTTAATCCGCAGCGCAGCTTCAACCGGCTCTGGCTCAGGGTTTACAGCAACTGGAGGAAATGTCATTGATGTTGATCTGACCCCTGAGAAATTCCTCTCGACCTGTTTAGTGGAAAATACTCGGCGGATGAGCAAATTTGACGATCGGCTCCTGCGGCCCCAACTTCTACCTTCGCTGGGACAGTCTGCCCTGAATGTCCTGAACCTGATACCGGGGCGCAGGCATTCAACCAGCCCTGAGCTCTCTCTCTAA